AAACGTGAAGAAAAGAAACGCAATTCAGTATCCTATTATCTAGATCAAACGAAAAAAGAAATGAAAGATATTGAACGTGCTGTGGACAAACAACGTGAATTGAAATCTCTATTCTATAAAGAATGCACAGAAATTGAGAAATATATCGAAAAACGTGAGCATCAAGCAAAAATTGCGGAAGAAGCTGGCGAAGAAAAATTAGCTAACTTTGCGAAAGAGGAAGTAGCACAATATAAGGAACAACTTAAAACAACAGAGGATCATTACCAAAATGCAACGGAGCAACTAGACAAATTAGAAATGCGGATGCACGAAATGCGTTTGAAATGGAAGAACTTGAAAACACAATACTTGGCTGAAACGGCTGAGAAAAACGCATCAGAAACTGCTGAAAAAATGGATAAAGTTATCCACGACATGAGCTGGGGAAGCGTGACAGACTACCACGAAGCGCAAAAACAACGCGACCTTGCAGATACTGCTAAAAAACAAGCGGACATGACAAGTGAACTTTCACAAACATTTGATGAATTAATGGCAGAACTAGAGAAGAAAACAGCAAAA
The sequence above is drawn from the Listeria weihenstephanensis genome and encodes:
- a CDS encoding PspA/IM30 family protein, with the protein product MTNFLNKFKQAVNNDWDAMKEKREEKKRNSVSYYLDQTKKEMKDIERAVDKQRELKSLFYKECTEIEKYIEKREHQAKIAEEAGEEKLANFAKEEVAQYKEQLKTTEDHYQNATEQLDKLEMRMHEMRLKWKNLKTQYLAETAEKNASETAEKMDKVIHDMSWGSVTDYHEAQKQRDLADTAKKQADMTSELSQTFDELMAELEKKTAKGKEAIKGKTQDFTQMVDEIIEREKQNFKKKDNASMEEMLDDLEREANKQAKADKKAEEKEVLIPELEEKDTQPEDKKEQE